The Crateriforma spongiae DNA window GCCGCACTAGGCCATCGAACGCGGGTGTGCGGCATCCTTGGCGGCGTCGACCAAATCGCCAACTTCCATGGATTCGTTCGGACGCGTGACCAGACGATCGGTGGCGACGTGGTACTGCGGGTCTTCGGAAAGATTGATTTCCACCAAGTCGCCGGCACGATCCAGCAACTGGCGACATTCCAGGCTTAGGTGCGTCAGGTGCAAGCGTTTGTTGGCGGTTTCGTAGCGTTCGGCCAGTGAATTGATCGCCTCCAAACCAGATTGGTCGTAAACACGCGTGTAATAGAAATCAACCACGACGTCATCGGGATCATTTTCGACGTCGAACAATTCCTTGAACGACGCGACCGATGCGAAAAACAGTGGCCCGTGCAGTTGATAGATCTTGCTGCCGTGTTCGTTCAGCTTGACGTCCGCCCCCATGTGCGTGGCGTGTTTCCAAGCAAAGACCAGTGCAGATACGATCACGCCCAAGATGACTGCGGTTGCCAGGTCGTGCATGAAAACGGTGTACGCCGTGACCAGGACCATGACAAACATGTCACTGGCAGGCATGCGGTGGAACATCCGCAGGGATGCCCATTCAAAGGTTCCGATCACGACCATGAACATCACGCCGACCAGGGCGGCCATCGGAATTTGTTCGATCCAAGGGGACAGGAACAAGACGAAGGCCAAAAGACAGACCGCTGCGGTGATTCCCGACAAGCGTCCGCGCCCGCCGGAGTTCACGTTGATCAACGATTGACCGATCATCGCACAACCACCCATGCCGCCGAAGAAGCCGCAGGTAAGGTTGGCAACACCCTGGCCGATGCATTCCCGGTCGCCACGTCCCCGTGTGTTGGTGATTTCGTCGATCAGCGACAGCGTCATCAACGATTCAATCAGCCCGACGCCGCAAAGCACGACGGCAAAGGGAAGGATGATTTTGAAGGTTTCCCAGGTCAGCGGTGCGATCGCGTACTCCAAGAAGAACGGCATCGGCAATCCACCACGCATGCTGGCCGGTTCTCCCGGCGGGACGCCTTCGGCGATGGCCGCTGCGGTGGCGTTATTGGCCAGCAAGTCACCGACGGTTAGCACCGTTCGACTGGTTGCATCGTCGGCGGTCGGGACCGTTCCAAAGCCGGACGTCTGGTTGATCGCGACGGAGATGCCCGTGACGACCAAGATGGCGGCCAGCGAAGCCGGGACCGCTCGGGTCATCTTGGGCAACAGCCAAATGATGGCCATCGTCAATCCGACCAACCCCAGCATCCAACCGAGGGCAGCACCCGACAGAAAGACCATTTCACCGTCGGGCGAAAGTGTTTTAAAGCTGCTGATCTGGGCCAAACCAATCACGATCGCCAAACCGTTGACGAAACCTAGCATGACCGGGTGTGGGACCATGCGGATGAACTTGCCCAGACGTGCCAGGCCGATCGCGACCTGGAACACCCCGCACAAGATCACGGTCGGGAACAGGTATTCAATTCCGTGATCTGCGACCAGGGACACGACGACCACCGCCATCGCACCGGTGGCACCGGAAATCATGCCGGGACGTCCGCCCAACACCGCAGTGATCAGCCCCAGGAAAAAAGCCGAATACAACCCGATCAGCGGTGAAACGCCGGCCACAAACGCGAACGCGATCGCTTCGGGGACCAATGCCAGGGCGACCGTCAGGCCGGACAGCACGTCGTTTTTGATCGAGCCGTCCTGCGAGCGAAAGTAGTTCAGCATGTATTCGTTCGTCTCAGAAATTTCGATTTCGAAATCACGCGGATCGGTTCGCCGATCGGGGGCCGGCCCGCCGGGCCGCCCGCCATGTGATCGCGAACGAGATTCCACGCATGGGTGAAGTTCGGCTTGACTGAAGCGAGCGACCGCAGAGTCGCCCGGCACAGCCCCGTTGTTCCGGCAAAGCGGAGCACACGGAATTGCCGTGATATTTGTCGTCGCTGGTGGGGATCGACCGCCGGCGGTCAGCCGGGCATCTCGGGTGCAACCCTCGGTTCGCAAGGGCCGTTTTGATCGCATGGGTCGGTGGCGCGACGGCGCGGTGAGTCGAGAACTATACTTCGCCCCTAGCGCCGGTCAACGCGGATCGGACCCGGGGCCAAGCCTTTGCCACGCTGGACCAGCGGTTCGGAACGGCCGATCGATCGAATGTCCTGATGCAGCGGGTGGTCCCGCCCCATTGCGGTCGTCTGACGTGGGGATCTTTCACGCCACGAGTGACCCCGTCGGTGATGGAAAAGTTTGCGAAATTTTGTGACAGAAACCGAAACCCTCTACGATGAGGACACGGCGGCGCCGGAACTTGGCACACCCCAAGGGGTTTCACTGGCACCACGGACCGCGGCGTGCGGTCGATTCGGTTTTGATGTTGGGGCGGGAGACAAACGCGGATGGGACATACAAATTTGTTCAGCCGGCGGGCTGCGTTGCGGGTTTTACCGGCCGGGATTCCCGCGTTGTGGACGCCGGGGGTGATGGCGGAACAACTGGAAATCACGCCTCGACTGACCGAAGGGCCGTTCTATCCGGACAAGCTGCCGCTGGACACCGACAACGACCTGCTGGTGATCAACGATTCGATCGATCCCGCGGTTGGTCAAGTCACGCATTTGACCGGCAAGGTTTTGCGCCGCAGCGGCGAACCAGTCCGAAACGCGTTTGTGGAAATCTGGCAAGTCGATGCCAATGGCGTTTATCTGCACTCTGGTAGCAACGGGGCCAAGGGACGCGACACGAATTTTCAAGGCTATGGTCGATTCCTGACGGACGTGAACGGACGCTATTACTTTCGCACGATCAAGCCGACGACTTATCCCGGCCGTACGCCCCACATCCACTTTGCGGTCAGCATGAATGGTCGTCGGGTGATGACGTCCCAGATCCTGATCGAAGGGCATCCGCAAAACGAACGGGATGGTGTCTTCCGAACCATTCGTGATTCCGAAAGACGCAAGCTGGTGACCGCCAAGTTCAATCCGATCGCCGATTCGAAACT harbors:
- a CDS encoding dioxygenase family protein — encoded protein: MGHTNLFSRRAALRVLPAGIPALWTPGVMAEQLEITPRLTEGPFYPDKLPLDTDNDLLVINDSIDPAVGQVTHLTGKVLRRSGEPVRNAFVEIWQVDANGVYLHSGSNGAKGRDTNFQGYGRFLTDVNGRYYFRTIKPTTYPGRTPHIHFAVSMNGRRVMTSQILIEGHPQNERDGVFRTIRDSERRKLVTAKFNPIADSKLNELQARFNIVLGETPQEDDQGVMRGGIGPSDRASNRRG